A region of Saccharococcus thermophilus DNA encodes the following proteins:
- a CDS encoding YdiK family protein has protein sequence MGILFTYLSVQSAKDTIWNFFTIVLAILATLDFGAAIRLFALHFRK, from the coding sequence ATGGGGATACTATTTACTTACTTATCTGTTCAAAGCGCAAAAGATACGATTTGGAACTTTTTTACGATTGTGCTTGCCATACTGGCTACGCTTGATTTTGGAGCAGCAATACGTCTCTTCGCACTCCACTTTCGCAAATAA
- a CDS encoding CPBP family intramembrane glutamic endopeptidase, translating into MKRQYWYVIITYVVMQLSGIIGVPLLRFLGVGKHAKNKLIAAEIASGYWAVISFAIAFLIILFFLREDIKQRHTRYRVSLPVAWMWAVGGVFLALFAQSLAANIEWHLLGIEPGSENTRRIVGIIRVTPILIIVTSIIGPILEEIIFRKIIFGALYQKYNFLIAALISSLLFAVVHMELKHLLLYAAMGFTFAFLYAKTGRIFVPIFAHVTMNTFVVVMQTLFADEIERMMRQTEHIQLIIGHWGLLIQ; encoded by the coding sequence TTGAAACGACAATATTGGTATGTCATTATTACGTATGTCGTCATGCAGCTGTCTGGTATTATAGGTGTTCCGCTTCTGCGCTTTCTCGGTGTGGGGAAACATGCCAAAAATAAACTCATTGCCGCAGAGATCGCCTCTGGCTATTGGGCAGTCATTAGCTTTGCTATTGCGTTTTTGATTATTCTCTTTTTCTTGCGCGAAGATATAAAACAACGGCATACTCGTTATCGCGTTTCTTTGCCTGTCGCTTGGATGTGGGCGGTCGGCGGCGTTTTTTTGGCGCTCTTTGCCCAAAGCCTTGCCGCTAATATTGAATGGCATTTGCTTGGCATCGAGCCAGGCTCGGAAAACACGAGACGCATTGTCGGAATCATTCGAGTCACCCCGATATTGATCATCGTTACTTCCATTATCGGCCCGATTTTAGAAGAAATTATTTTTCGCAAGATTATTTTCGGGGCGCTATATCAAAAATACAATTTCCTCATTGCCGCGCTTATCAGTTCGCTATTATTTGCGGTAGTCCATATGGAATTGAAGCATCTGCTTTTATATGCGGCAATGGGATTTACGTTTGCCTTTCTTTATGCGAAAACAGGGCGCATTTTTGTTCCGATTTTCGCTCACGTTACGATGAATACGTTCGTCGTCGTGATGCAAACGTTGTTTGCCGATGAAATTGAAAGAATGATGCGGCAGACGGAACATATACAACTCATTATTGGGCATTGGGGGCTTTTAATACAATGA
- the tsaE gene encoding tRNA (adenosine(37)-N6)-threonylcarbamoyltransferase complex ATPase subunit type 1 TsaE, with the protein MKHYEWVMHSPEETMSLARKLGEKLEAGSVITLEGDLGAGKTTFTKGLAKGLGIEKTINSPTFTIVKEYKGRLPLYHMDVYRLEDEMEDLGFDEYFEGDGVTVIEWAHLIEAQLPKERLNIYLFHHGDHQRRLVMEPVGKRYEQLCKEILET; encoded by the coding sequence ATGAAACATTACGAATGGGTAATGCATTCCCCGGAAGAAACGATGAGCCTTGCTCGCAAATTAGGGGAAAAATTAGAAGCAGGATCTGTCATTACGCTAGAAGGAGATTTAGGGGCAGGGAAGACCACCTTTACAAAAGGATTGGCGAAAGGACTAGGAATCGAAAAAACGATTAATAGTCCTACCTTTACGATCGTAAAAGAGTATAAAGGGCGCCTTCCTCTTTATCATATGGATGTTTACCGCCTAGAGGATGAGATGGAGGATCTTGGCTTTGACGAATACTTTGAAGGAGATGGCGTTACTGTTATTGAATGGGCACACCTTATCGAGGCGCAATTACCAAAAGAAAGATTAAACATTTATTTGTTTCATCATGGAGATCATCAGCGCAGATTAGTGATGGAACCAGTGGGAAAACGATATGAACAGTTATGTAAGGAGATTTTGGAAACATGA
- a CDS encoding ABC-F family ATP-binding cassette domain-containing protein — protein sequence MIILQVNQLTKYFGADLILSNIKLEIQSKDRIALVGRNGEGKSTLLKIIAGELSYDSGEIIKPKEVTIGYLAQDSGLHSSLSIWEEMMTVFAPLKAMEKQLREMEMQMGDPDLLADASRYEKLLKDYDALQERYKEQGGYQYEADIRSILHGLQFSKYDYMTTPVQSLSGGQRTRLALGKLLLMKPDLLILDEPTNHLDLETLTWLEQYLQTYPGAILIVSHDRYFLDKIVTQVYELSRATLKRYSGNYSRYLEQRAEEYERERKLYEKQQEEIAKLQEFIQRNIARASTTKRAQSRRKRLEKMERMERPVGDEKAASFSFEIERQSGNDVLTAENVSVGYDADQPIIRNIHFRITRGESIALIGPNGIGKSTLLKAIVNKLPLQTGQFRYGSNVQIGYYDQNQADLSSNKRVLDELWDEYPDKTEKEIRTVLGNFLFSGDDVLKPVSGLSGGEKARLALAKLMMQKANFLILDEPTNHLDLDSKEVLENALIEYPGTILFVSHDRYFINRIATKIFELSSDGITEYLGDYDYYIAKKEEMRELERLAAMEQPKAQLSHPDGEITKKSSYEQEKAAKKLERQRKRRIEEIEAEISELEQQIAHVEEQLCDPEIYQDREKVQQLTKKNEEMKQKLDLLLVEWEKLYTLQ from the coding sequence ATGATCATTTTACAAGTCAACCAACTGACAAAATATTTTGGCGCTGACCTTATTTTATCGAATATAAAATTAGAAATACAATCCAAAGACCGCATCGCTCTCGTCGGGAGAAACGGAGAAGGAAAATCGACATTATTAAAAATCATTGCCGGAGAACTTTCTTACGATAGCGGAGAAATCATTAAACCAAAAGAAGTGACGATCGGCTACCTCGCCCAAGACAGTGGGCTTCACTCTTCCTTGTCGATTTGGGAAGAGATGATGACGGTATTTGCACCGTTAAAGGCAATGGAGAAGCAATTACGCGAGATGGAAATGCAAATGGGCGATCCCGATTTGCTTGCGGACGCTTCCCGTTACGAAAAACTATTAAAAGACTATGACGCGTTGCAAGAACGCTATAAAGAACAAGGCGGTTACCAATACGAAGCTGATATTCGCTCCATTTTACACGGTTTGCAGTTTTCTAAGTACGATTATATGACGACTCCTGTCCAATCGCTAAGCGGCGGACAGCGAACGCGTCTGGCACTCGGAAAATTGCTTTTAATGAAACCCGATTTGCTTATTTTAGACGAGCCGACCAACCATTTAGACCTAGAAACATTAACATGGTTGGAACAATATTTACAAACGTATCCTGGCGCGATTTTAATCGTTTCCCATGACCGCTATTTTCTCGATAAAATTGTTACCCAAGTATACGAACTGTCACGTGCGACATTAAAGCGGTATAGCGGCAATTACAGCCGTTACCTAGAGCAACGGGCAGAGGAATACGAACGGGAACGAAAACTATATGAAAAACAGCAAGAAGAAATCGCAAAGCTGCAAGAGTTTATTCAGCGCAATATCGCCCGCGCTTCGACCACCAAGCGCGCGCAAAGCCGAAGAAAACGGCTTGAAAAAATGGAAAGAATGGAGAGACCAGTCGGGGATGAAAAAGCCGCTTCGTTTTCCTTCGAGATCGAACGGCAAAGTGGTAATGACGTGTTGACCGCCGAAAATGTGTCAGTAGGATACGATGCGGACCAACCAATTATTCGCAACATCCACTTTCGTATTACACGCGGGGAAAGTATTGCCCTGATTGGACCGAACGGAATCGGTAAATCGACGTTATTAAAAGCGATCGTCAACAAGCTGCCTCTGCAAACAGGGCAATTCCGCTACGGCTCGAACGTACAGATCGGCTACTATGACCAAAACCAGGCCGACTTATCATCGAATAAACGCGTGCTCGATGAGCTTTGGGATGAATACCCTGACAAAACGGAAAAAGAAATCCGCACCGTGCTTGGAAACTTTTTATTTTCCGGAGATGACGTATTAAAACCTGTATCAGGACTTAGCGGCGGTGAAAAAGCCAGACTGGCGCTCGCCAAACTAATGATGCAAAAAGCGAACTTCCTTATTTTAGATGAACCGACCAACCATCTTGATTTAGACAGCAAAGAAGTACTCGAGAACGCCTTAATCGAATATCCCGGAACGATTTTGTTCGTTTCCCATGACCGTTACTTTATCAACCGCATCGCCACGAAAATATTTGAACTTTCGAGTGACGGGATTACGGAATATTTGGGTGACTATGATTACTACATCGCCAAAAAGGAAGAAATGCGCGAACTCGAACGCCTCGCCGCCATGGAGCAGCCGAAAGCACAGCTTAGCCATCCTGATGGCGAAATAACGAAAAAATCGAGCTACGAACAGGAAAAAGCAGCAAAAAAACTGGAACGGCAACGCAAGCGCCGCATAGAGGAAATTGAAGCAGAAATTAGCGAATTAGAACAACAAATCGCACACGTTGAAGAACAATTATGTGATCCTGAAATTTACCAAGATCGCGAAAAAGTGCAACAACTAACAAAAAAGAACGAGGAAATGAAACAAAAACTGGATTTGTTATTAGTAGAATGGGAAAAACTTTATACATTGCAATAA
- the moaC gene encoding cyclic pyranopterin monophosphate synthase MoaC codes for MSSFTHFNEQGRAKMVDISDKEDTVRIAVAQTSVTVNKEIYEKMTNNAIEKGDVLAVAQIAGVMAAKKTPDLIPMCHPLMLKGVDIQFAWHVEEEKALYQLLITVTVKTKGSTGVEMEALTAASVCALTVYDMCKALDKGMVIGPTYLVEKTGGKSGHYQREKRSAGGFIDEQ; via the coding sequence TTGTCATCATTTACCCATTTTAACGAACAAGGCCGGGCAAAAATGGTCGATATTTCAGACAAAGAGGATACGGTTCGCATAGCGGTCGCTCAAACAAGTGTGACAGTAAATAAGGAAATTTATGAAAAAATGACAAACAACGCGATCGAAAAAGGGGATGTGCTTGCTGTTGCGCAAATAGCTGGCGTTATGGCCGCAAAAAAAACGCCAGATTTAATTCCAATGTGTCATCCGCTTATGTTAAAAGGTGTCGACATTCAATTTGCGTGGCATGTGGAGGAAGAAAAAGCGTTATATCAATTACTGATTACTGTCACAGTGAAAACGAAGGGCAGCACAGGGGTGGAGATGGAAGCGCTAACGGCCGCCTCTGTATGCGCACTGACGGTGTATGACATGTGCAAGGCGCTTGATAAAGGGATGGTGATTGGCCCAACCTATTTGGTAGAGAAAACTGGTGGGAAGTCGGGCCATTATCAACGGGAAAAAAGAAGTGCTGGGGGATTCATCGATGAGCAATGA
- the tatC gene encoding twin-arginine translocase subunit TatC yields the protein MNDKEMSVYEHLGELRKRLIIVLIFFSVALIVSFFFVEPVILYLQRTGEAKQLTMNAFRLTDPIRIYFQFAFVIAFILTAPVLLYQIWAFVSPGLYEKERKVTLSYIPISIFLFLAGVSFAYFVLFPFVVRFMQNLANDLGIHQVIGINEYFEFLLQLILPFGIVFQLPVVVMFLTRLGLITPMLLIKIRKYAYLVLLIVAAIITPPDVLSQVIVMIPLSILYEVSIWISKFAYRKVLLAQQEQENLP from the coding sequence ATGAACGATAAAGAAATGTCGGTATATGAGCACCTAGGTGAATTGCGAAAACGGCTGATTATTGTTCTTATTTTTTTTAGCGTTGCCTTGATCGTGAGCTTCTTTTTTGTAGAACCGGTCATTTTGTATTTGCAGCGAACCGGTGAAGCGAAACAATTAACGATGAACGCGTTTCGTTTGACAGATCCGATCAGAATTTATTTTCAGTTTGCGTTTGTCATTGCCTTTATTCTTACCGCACCGGTTCTGCTTTATCAAATTTGGGCGTTTGTCAGCCCTGGGTTATATGAAAAAGAACGAAAAGTGACGTTAAGCTATATTCCAATTTCCATTTTCCTCTTTTTAGCCGGCGTTAGTTTTGCGTATTTTGTCTTATTTCCGTTTGTCGTTCGCTTTATGCAAAATTTGGCGAACGATCTTGGCATTCATCAAGTCATCGGCATTAATGAATATTTCGAATTTTTGCTTCAGCTCATCTTGCCGTTTGGCATTGTCTTTCAGCTGCCGGTAGTTGTGATGTTTTTAACAAGGCTCGGCTTGATTACGCCGATGTTGCTGATCAAAATACGGAAATACGCGTATCTGGTCTTATTGATTGTGGCTGCGATCATTACGCCGCCGGATGTATTATCGCAAGTGATTGTGATGATTCCGCTTTCGATTTTATATGAGGTAAGCATTTGGATTTCGAAATTTGCTTATCGCAAAGTTTTGTTGGCGCAACAGGAACAGGAAAACCTCCCGTGA
- the tsaD gene encoding tRNA (adenosine(37)-N6)-threonylcarbamoyltransferase complex transferase subunit TsaD has protein sequence MNHDIYVLGIETSCDETAAAVVKNGKEILSNIVASQMESHKRFGGVVPEIASRHHVEQITLVIEEAMNKAGVSFSQLHAIAVTQGPGLVGALLIGVNAAKALSFAYNIPLVGVHHIAGHIYANRLVTEMKFPLLSLVVSGGHTELVYMKEHGKFQVIGETRDDAAGEAYDKVARALNLPYPGGPHIDRLAHEGKVTIDLPRTWLEEGSYDFSFSGLKSAVLNTLHNAKQRGEEIDAKDMAASFQASVIDVLVTKTIQAAKEYHVRQVLLAGGVAANRGLRAELQKQMAKLDNVELVIPPLSLCTDNAAMIAAAGTVLFAQGKRVDMALNADPSLDLE, from the coding sequence ATGAATCACGACATATATGTGCTTGGAATTGAAACGAGCTGCGACGAAACAGCAGCAGCAGTAGTGAAAAACGGCAAAGAAATTCTCTCCAATATTGTCGCTTCACAAATGGAAAGCCATAAACGTTTCGGTGGTGTCGTACCGGAAATCGCCTCGCGTCATCATGTTGAGCAAATTACACTTGTGATTGAAGAAGCGATGAATAAGGCAGGCGTTTCCTTTTCGCAATTGCACGCAATTGCGGTAACGCAAGGCCCAGGACTGGTCGGCGCGCTGCTAATTGGGGTCAACGCGGCAAAAGCGTTATCATTTGCCTACAATATTCCGCTGGTTGGCGTTCATCACATCGCTGGTCATATTTACGCGAATCGGCTTGTTACAGAAATGAAATTTCCATTACTATCCCTTGTCGTTTCTGGCGGACATACGGAACTTGTGTACATGAAGGAACACGGCAAGTTTCAAGTCATCGGCGAAACGAGAGACGATGCAGCGGGAGAAGCGTATGACAAAGTGGCGAGGGCGTTAAACCTTCCTTACCCAGGTGGACCGCATATTGACCGTCTTGCGCATGAAGGGAAGGTGACAATTGATTTGCCGCGGACCTGGCTCGAAGAAGGATCGTATGATTTCAGCTTCAGCGGTCTGAAATCGGCCGTATTAAATACGCTTCATAATGCTAAACAGCGCGGCGAAGAAATAGATGCGAAAGATATGGCGGCGAGCTTCCAGGCAAGCGTCATCGACGTGTTGGTGACAAAAACAATTCAAGCGGCAAAAGAATATCACGTCCGTCAAGTGTTGCTTGCAGGCGGGGTTGCCGCTAACCGAGGATTAAGGGCGGAATTGCAAAAGCAAATGGCGAAATTAGACAACGTCGAGCTGGTGATACCGCCGCTATCGCTATGCACCGATAATGCGGCGATGATCGCAGCGGCAGGCACTGTGTTGTTTGCGCAAGGAAAACGGGTGGATATGGCATTAAATGCGGATCCGAGTTTGGATTTGGAATAA
- the rimI gene encoding ribosomal protein S18-alanine N-acetyltransferase, whose protein sequence is MGMDIQFRFMTLNDIDAVLQVERASFTVPWSREAFYNELVHNRYAKYIVMVHEGRIIGYAGMWVVIDEAHITNVAVLPEFRGKNLGEALMRKLMETAKQLGAVTMTLEVRVSNHVAQSLYRKLGFRNGGIRRHYYPDNLEDALVMWVNLS, encoded by the coding sequence ATGGGGATGGATATTCAATTTCGATTCATGACGTTAAATGACATTGATGCTGTGTTGCAAGTAGAGCGTGCCTCGTTTACCGTGCCTTGGAGCAGGGAGGCATTTTATAATGAGCTTGTCCACAATCGTTACGCGAAATATATCGTTATGGTGCATGAAGGTCGCATCATCGGTTATGCCGGGATGTGGGTAGTGATCGATGAGGCGCATATTACGAATGTGGCAGTATTGCCGGAATTTCGCGGCAAAAATTTAGGAGAAGCGCTCATGCGCAAATTGATGGAAACGGCCAAACAGCTAGGGGCTGTAACAATGACGTTGGAAGTTCGAGTTTCTAATCATGTTGCTCAGTCGTTATATCGAAAGTTAGGGTTTCGCAATGGCGGCATTCGTAGACATTATTATCCAGATAATTTAGAAGATGCGCTAGTAATGTGGGTGAATTTATCATGA
- the tsaB gene encoding tRNA (adenosine(37)-N6)-threonylcarbamoyltransferase complex dimerization subunit type 1 TsaB — protein sequence MKILAIDTSNVVMGIALVEDDVVRGEIVTNIKKDHSTRVMPAVQSLLKQCGVVPNELGLIAVAKGPGSYTGVRIGVTIAKTLAWALNIPIVGVSSLEVLAANGRYFSGLISPFFDARRGQVYTGLYRYDGEELVCIESDRIVLAEEWANQLKARKEAVLFIGTDVALYKDLFQTQLGEWAHFAPSSLQLPRPSELALLGKKKEREDAHAFVPNYIRLAEAEAKWLAKQKGEKNNGDGYSISIHDVK from the coding sequence ATGAAAATATTGGCGATTGATACATCCAATGTCGTAATGGGAATCGCATTAGTTGAGGATGATGTAGTAAGAGGGGAAATCGTCACCAATATAAAAAAAGACCACTCGACACGTGTGATGCCGGCGGTTCAGTCATTGCTAAAGCAATGCGGCGTCGTTCCGAATGAATTAGGGCTTATTGCGGTGGCAAAGGGGCCTGGTTCGTATACAGGTGTGCGCATCGGTGTGACAATTGCCAAGACCTTAGCATGGGCGCTAAATATTCCGATCGTCGGGGTATCTAGTTTAGAGGTGCTCGCGGCCAATGGCAGATATTTTTCCGGCTTGATTTCTCCGTTTTTTGATGCCAGAAGGGGACAGGTTTATACGGGCTTATACCGTTATGATGGGGAAGAGCTCGTATGTATAGAAAGCGATCGCATCGTTTTAGCGGAAGAATGGGCAAACCAACTCAAGGCAAGAAAAGAAGCGGTGTTATTTATTGGAACGGATGTTGCTTTATATAAAGATCTGTTCCAAACACAGCTTGGGGAATGGGCACATTTTGCTCCTTCTTCGTTGCAACTGCCGCGGCCGAGTGAACTAGCACTCCTTGGAAAGAAAAAAGAGCGGGAAGACGCGCATGCATTCGTACCGAATTATATCCGTTTGGCGGAGGCAGAAGCCAAATGGCTTGCCAAGCAAAAAGGGGAAAAGAATAATGGGGATGGATATTCAATTTCGATTCATGACGTTAAATGA
- a CDS encoding twin-arginine translocase TatA/TatE family subunit: MKYLLIVLVILLLFGTKKLPELGKSLGQSLREFKDATKGLADEDEKKADQ, translated from the coding sequence GTGAAATATTTATTAATCGTGCTTGTTATTTTATTATTGTTTGGAACAAAAAAGCTTCCGGAACTGGGCAAGTCGCTCGGGCAATCGCTCCGCGAATTCAAGGATGCGACGAAGGGATTAGCCGATGAGGATGAAAAAAAAGCCGACCAATAA
- a CDS encoding redox-sensing transcriptional repressor Rex: MSNEQPKIPQATAKRLPLYYRFLKNLHASGKQRVSSAELSEAVKVDPATIRRDFSYFGALGKKGYGYNVNYLLSFFRKTLDQDEVTEVALFGVGNLGTAFLNYNFLKNNNTKIVMAFDVDEKKVGTTVGGVPVYHLDELEGRLHEGIPVAILTVPAHVAQWITDRLVGKGIKGILNFTPARLNVPKHIRVHHIDLAVELQSLVYFLKNYPLDKGENET; this comes from the coding sequence ATGAGCAATGAACAGCCAAAAATTCCGCAAGCAACGGCAAAACGCTTGCCGTTATATTATCGTTTTTTAAAAAATTTACATGCTTCCGGAAAGCAACGTGTTTCTTCTGCCGAATTGAGCGAGGCGGTCAAAGTCGATCCCGCAACGATCCGTCGCGATTTTTCCTATTTTGGTGCGCTCGGAAAAAAAGGGTATGGATATAATGTCAACTATTTGTTGTCATTTTTCCGCAAAACGCTCGATCAAGACGAAGTGACCGAAGTCGCGCTATTTGGAGTCGGGAACTTAGGAACGGCATTTTTAAACTATAATTTTTTGAAAAACAATAATACGAAAATTGTCATGGCATTTGATGTGGATGAGAAAAAGGTTGGTACAACAGTCGGCGGGGTGCCTGTCTATCATTTGGACGAATTAGAAGGGCGTCTTCACGAGGGAATTCCAGTAGCGATTTTAACGGTGCCGGCTCATGTTGCGCAATGGATTACAGACCGTCTTGTCGGAAAAGGAATTAAAGGGATTTTAAATTTTACGCCGGCGCGCCTGAACGTGCCGAAACACATTCGCGTCCACCATATTGACTTAGCTGTCGAATTGCAGTCACTCGTCTATTTTTTAAAAAATTATCCGCTCGATAAAGGAGAGAACGAAACGTGA